A single genomic interval of Nostoc commune NIES-4072 harbors:
- a CDS encoding DUF4394 domain-containing protein, which translates to MKGFITRKIALVITVVTASLGLSANKILADVGIIKIGDILQINVTGKWSHLRFIGLTSNNTLVNIDPSGFAFTIQVKGIDGNLQGIDFRPANGLLYGVTDTDNIYTINYRTGQATFVSKLSSSFNGGFQSGFDFNPVPDRLRIVGSNDQNFRTNVDTGAVTVDTILAYATDDVNATVNPNITGAAYTNSVAGATSTQLFGIDYDLDVLVLQNPPNDGTLRTIGKLGVNFAPISGFDIFTNAQGKNTGYALSGSVLYTIDLSTGTATKIADVPKGNFIGLAVTSK; encoded by the coding sequence ATGAAAGGCTTTATCACACGTAAAATTGCTCTTGTAATTACTGTAGTCACTGCAAGTCTTGGCTTGAGTGCTAACAAAATTTTAGCTGACGTTGGGATCATCAAAATAGGTGATATCCTTCAAATCAATGTTACAGGCAAATGGTCTCATTTAAGATTCATTGGTTTAACCTCAAATAATACTCTTGTAAATATAGATCCGAGTGGATTTGCTTTCACAATTCAAGTCAAAGGAATTGACGGCAACTTACAAGGTATTGACTTCCGTCCAGCAAACGGTCTGCTTTATGGTGTCACAGATACTGACAACATATACACGATAAATTATAGAACTGGTCAGGCTACGTTTGTGAGCAAACTATCTAGCAGCTTTAATGGAGGATTTCAGTCAGGGTTTGACTTCAATCCCGTACCAGACCGCTTACGGATAGTAGGTAGCAATGACCAAAATTTTCGTACCAATGTAGATACTGGTGCAGTCACTGTCGATACAATCCTAGCGTATGCTACTGATGATGTTAACGCCACAGTTAACCCCAACATTACCGGTGCCGCTTACACAAATTCAGTTGCTGGAGCCACATCAACTCAACTTTTTGGCATCGATTACGATCTTGACGTGTTAGTACTGCAAAACCCACCCAATGATGGTACTCTTAGAACAATCGGCAAGCTTGGTGTTAACTTTGCACCGATAAGCGGGTTCGACATCTTTACAAATGCACAAGGCAAAAATACTGGCTATGCACTGTCTGGTTCAGTTCTTTACACTATTGACCTATCTACTGGCACTGCAACTAAAATCGCCGATGTACCTAAAGGTAACTTCATTGGTTTAGCCGTTACATCTAAGTAG
- a CDS encoding class I SAM-dependent methyltransferase yields MATILRDWSYRYQWLYDGISRLAALSVGGEARFRQLALQGLTIHSDSQVLDLCCGSGQTTQFLVKLSQNVTGLDASPKSLQRARENVPQACYLEAFAEKMPFADNLFDVVHTSVALHEMQPEQLRKIISEVYRVLKPGGVFTLIDFHAPTNPIFWPGVSVFLLLFETETAWQLLKTDLPGLLTQTGFNVGEPTLYAGGSLQVIQAKK; encoded by the coding sequence ATGGCTACAATTTTAAGAGATTGGAGTTACCGTTATCAGTGGCTATATGATGGTATCTCTCGTTTAGCAGCCTTAAGTGTAGGTGGTGAAGCCCGTTTTCGACAACTTGCTTTGCAAGGCTTAACAATTCACTCAGATTCTCAGGTCTTAGATTTATGTTGCGGCAGTGGTCAAACGACGCAATTTTTAGTAAAACTTTCACAAAATGTAACAGGATTGGACGCTTCACCCAAGTCTTTGCAACGGGCGCGGGAAAATGTACCTCAAGCTTGCTATCTAGAAGCTTTTGCCGAGAAGATGCCATTTGCAGATAATCTATTTGATGTGGTGCATACCAGCGTTGCATTACACGAGATGCAGCCTGAGCAATTGCGAAAAATTATTAGTGAAGTTTATCGGGTATTGAAGCCAGGAGGAGTGTTTACACTGATAGATTTTCATGCTCCTACAAATCCGATATTTTGGCCTGGGGTATCAGTGTTTTTGTTATTGTTTGAAACGGAAACAGCTTGGCAATTGTTGAAAACTGATTTACCTGGATTGTTAACTCAGACTGGGTTTAATGTGGGTGAGCCAACTTTATATGCAGGTGGTAGTTTGCAAGTGATACAGGCCAAGAAGTAA
- the purB gene encoding adenylosuccinate lyase yields MIERYTLPEMANLWSEAYKLKTWLQVEIAVCEAQAELGYIPSEAVEEIKAKADFDPKRVLEIEAVVRHDVIAFLTNVNEYVGDAGRYIHLGLTSSDVLDTALALQLVASLDILLQRLEDLIQVIREKAREHRHTVMAGRSHGIHAEPITFGFKLAGWLAEVLRHQERLKILHETIAVGKISGAVGTYANVEPRVEAIACQKLGLKPDTASTQVISRDRHADYVQQLALVAASIERFAVEIRNLQKTDVLEVEEFFSKGQKGSSAMPHKRNPIRSERLTGMARLVRSHAGAALENVALWHERDISHSSVERVILPDACTLTHFMLLEITDLVKNLLVYPENMKRNLNCYGGVVFSQKVLLALIDKGSSREEAYAIVQESAHAAWNKPEGNFQDLISKDPRVTEKLSPAELEVCFDPQQHLNHLEEIYRRLGI; encoded by the coding sequence GTGATTGAGCGTTATACTTTACCCGAAATGGCTAATCTGTGGAGTGAAGCCTATAAGCTAAAAACTTGGCTGCAAGTTGAAATTGCTGTTTGCGAGGCTCAAGCTGAACTAGGTTACATTCCATCTGAGGCGGTTGAGGAAATTAAGGCCAAGGCAGATTTTGATCCAAAGCGAGTGTTGGAAATTGAGGCTGTAGTCCGCCACGATGTTATTGCTTTCTTGACAAATGTCAACGAATATGTTGGTGATGCAGGACGCTACATTCACCTGGGTTTAACTAGTTCGGATGTTTTGGATACAGCTTTAGCACTGCAATTGGTTGCCAGCCTGGATATATTATTGCAACGTCTGGAAGATTTAATTCAGGTAATTCGCGAAAAAGCACGGGAACATCGTCATACAGTGATGGCTGGCCGATCGCATGGTATTCATGCTGAACCGATCACTTTTGGTTTCAAGCTAGCTGGCTGGTTAGCTGAAGTGTTGCGTCATCAAGAACGCCTGAAAATTCTCCACGAAACGATCGCTGTGGGTAAGATTTCTGGTGCGGTGGGAACTTATGCGAATGTTGAACCGCGTGTAGAAGCGATCGCTTGCCAAAAACTCGGACTCAAACCTGATACGGCCTCAACGCAAGTTATTTCCCGCGATCGCCATGCCGACTATGTGCAACAATTAGCTTTGGTAGCAGCATCCATCGAACGTTTTGCTGTAGAAATTCGCAATCTGCAAAAAACAGACGTTTTGGAAGTTGAAGAATTTTTCTCCAAAGGTCAAAAAGGCTCCTCGGCAATGCCACACAAGCGCAATCCCATCCGTTCGGAACGGCTGACGGGAATGGCGCGACTTGTCAGAAGCCATGCTGGTGCAGCTTTGGAAAACGTCGCACTTTGGCATGAAAGGGATATTTCCCATAGTTCTGTAGAACGGGTAATTTTGCCAGATGCTTGCACTTTGACGCACTTTATGCTTTTAGAAATAACCGACTTGGTGAAAAACCTGTTGGTCTATCCTGAAAACATGAAACGAAATCTCAACTGCTACGGCGGCGTTGTGTTCAGCCAAAAAGTCCTGCTAGCCTTGATAGACAAGGGAAGCAGCCGAGAAGAAGCGTATGCGATCGTTCAAGAAAGCGCTCACGCCGCTTGGAACAAGCCAGAAGGTAATTTCCAGGACTTGATTAGCAAAGATCCTCGCGTTACCGAAAAATTGTCCCCAGCAGAACTAGAAGTCTGTTTTGACCCCCAGCAGCATCTGAACCATTTAGAAGAGATTTACCGACGACTGGGAATTTAG
- a CDS encoding DUF29 family protein: MTQELIDLKKSILEGRYADALAIVDELEGMSKQAILRNIQAYLNILLIHLIKNQVEQRLTGSWANSIRNSIREIKKLNIKDNKKYYYINLDEWETLIEEEVIEDAIADASDEVMNGGYNQFQLAEIVDRNQIIQTALKFLALTYSYSAKELPAVVAENLTQLVGGEDWKAGRR, from the coding sequence ATGACACAGGAACTTATAGACCTCAAAAAGAGTATTTTGGAAGGACGTTATGCAGATGCCTTGGCAATTGTAGATGAATTAGAAGGCATGAGTAAACAAGCTATTCTGCGGAATATCCAAGCTTATTTAAACATTCTGTTGATTCATTTGATTAAAAACCAAGTAGAACAACGATTAACTGGTTCCTGGGCAAATTCTATTCGTAATTCAATCAGAGAAATTAAAAAGCTAAATATCAAAGATAATAAAAAATATTACTATATTAATTTAGATGAGTGGGAGACTTTGATAGAAGAGGAAGTGATTGAAGATGCGATCGCTGATGCCAGCGATGAAGTAATGAATGGAGGATATAATCAATTTCAACTGGCTGAAATAGTGGATAGGAACCAAATTATTCAGACTGCGTTGAAGTTTTTGGCGCTAACTTATTCCTATTCAGCTAAGGAGTTACCCGCAGTTGTGGCTGAAAATTTAACTCAGCTAGTCGGTGGAGAAGATTGGAAAGCAGGTAGGCGATAA
- a CDS encoding DevA family ABC transporter ATP-binding protein → MSSQPVISVKNLDHYFGHGQLRKQVLFDINLDINAGEIIIMTGPSGSGKTTLLTLVGGLRSAQSGSLQILEQELCGANKRQLTQARRSNGYIFQAHNLHGSLTALQNVRMGLEVHNNISPAEMKTRSTQMLEEVGLGNRLNYYPDDLSGGQKQRVAIARALVGRPKIVLADEPTAALDSKSGRDVVNLMQTLAKEQHCTILLVTHDNRILDIADRIVYMEDGKLVNDGAVVAAG, encoded by the coding sequence ATGAGTAGTCAACCTGTAATCTCTGTGAAAAATCTCGACCACTATTTTGGTCATGGTCAACTCCGTAAGCAAGTTCTTTTTGATATCAACCTGGATATTAACGCTGGCGAAATTATTATTATGACTGGGCCTTCTGGTTCTGGTAAAACTACACTTCTCACCTTAGTCGGCGGCTTGCGTTCTGCCCAATCTGGTAGTTTGCAAATATTGGAACAAGAACTGTGTGGTGCTAACAAAAGACAACTTACTCAAGCGCGACGCAGTAACGGTTATATTTTCCAAGCGCACAATCTGCACGGTAGCCTGACAGCACTCCAGAACGTCAGAATGGGCTTAGAAGTGCATAATAATATTTCCCCAGCAGAAATGAAAACCCGTTCAACCCAAATGTTAGAGGAAGTAGGATTAGGAAATCGCCTGAATTATTATCCTGATGATTTATCTGGGGGACAAAAACAAAGAGTTGCGATCGCTCGTGCTTTAGTTGGTCGTCCTAAAATTGTCTTAGCGGATGAACCCACCGCCGCCCTTGACAGTAAATCGGGACGAGATGTGGTCAACCTGATGCAAACCCTAGCTAAAGAACAGCATTGTACTATTCTTTTGGTTACTCATGACAACCGCATTCTAGATATTGCCGATCGCATCGTCTACATGGAAGATGGCAAGTTAGTAAATGATGGTGCTGTTGTTGCAGCCGGGTAA
- a CDS encoding bacteriorhodopsin: MCCLRSNFLLISETLPNRGRTQTSQIQAFRKLVTVHLVLWTLYPIVWILSPECFNAFGQGGETMSYTLLDIASKIGFGFLSLNTLRNLEQAGESVNESEALYK; the protein is encoded by the coding sequence TTGTGCTGCTTACGCAGCAATTTTCTACTTATTAGTGAAACCCTACCGAATCGAGGCAGAACGCAAACATCCCAGATCCAAGCATTCCGCAAGCTGGTAACTGTGCATCTGGTGCTGTGGACACTTTATCCAATTGTATGGATTCTTAGTCCAGAATGTTTTAACGCTTTTGGTCAAGGTGGGGAAACAATGAGTTATACGCTACTAGATATTGCCTCTAAAATCGGGTTTGGTTTTCTATCGTTAAACACCCTACGTAATTTAGAACAGGCGGGAGAATCGGTTAATGAATCGGAAGCGTTATATAAGTAA
- a CDS encoding DUF29 family protein: MTQELIDLKKSILEGRYADALVIVDELEGMSKQAILRNIQAYLRILLIHLIKNQLEQRLTNSWVASIRNSLIEIKKLNLKDNKKSYYINLTEWDTYIEDEIEIAVRDASVEVLNGMYNEFQLTEMVDRNQIIQTALKLLALTYSYSAKELSAVLAENLTQLTGGEDWKAGRR; this comes from the coding sequence ATGACGCAGGAACTAATAGACCTCAAAAAGAGTATTTTGGAAGGACGTTACGCAGATGCCTTGGTAATTGTTGATGAATTAGAGGGGATGAGTAAACAAGCTATTCTGCGGAATATCCAAGCTTATTTAAGGATTTTACTGATTCATTTGATTAAGAACCAACTAGAGCAGCGATTAACCAATTCTTGGGTTGCTTCTATTCGTAATTCACTTATAGAAATTAAGAAACTCAATCTCAAAGACAATAAAAAATCCTATTATATCAATTTAACCGAATGGGATACTTATATTGAAGATGAAATAGAAATAGCAGTGCGTGATGCCAGTGTGGAAGTTTTGAATGGAATGTACAATGAATTCCAACTTACTGAAATGGTGGATAGGAACCAGATAATTCAGACTGCTTTGAAGTTGTTGGCGCTAACTTATTCTTATTCAGCCAAGGAGTTATCGGCAGTTTTGGCTGAAAATTTAACTCAGCTAACCGGTGGAGAAGATTGGAAAGCAGGTAGGCGATAA
- a CDS encoding YifB family Mg chelatase-like AAA ATPase, whose translation MLARVWSASIVGIDAVKVGVEVDVSGGLPGIVVLGLPDSAIQESRERVKATLKNAGFAFPMRKIVINLTPADLRKEGPCFDLPISVGILAASEQVSADLLGDYLFLGEVSLDGSLRPVAGVLPIAAAAQKMGITGLVIPADNAQEAAVVQDLAVYACKHLSDVVDFLNNPGRYKPVQIDHTTEIATVSYPGADLHDVKGQAHARRALEIAAAGGHNLIFVGPPGSGKTMLARRLPGILPPLSFAESLEVTRIHSVAGLLKNRGSLVRDRPFRSPHHSASGPSLVGGGSFPRPGEISLSHRGVLFLDELTEFKRDVLEFLRQPLEDGYVTISRTKLSVMFPAQFTLVASTNPCPCGYYGDTIQQCTCSPRQREQYWAKLSGPLMDRIDLQVAVNRLKPEEITQQPTGEASTSVRERVQQASDRAITRFQGEANLRCNAHMQSRHLQKWCKLDDASRNLLEAAIRKLGLSARASDRILKVARTIADLAAEDELKTNHVAEAIQYRTIDRMQ comes from the coding sequence ATGCTTGCCAGAGTTTGGAGTGCATCAATTGTAGGCATCGATGCCGTCAAAGTCGGCGTAGAAGTCGATGTGTCAGGGGGATTACCGGGAATTGTTGTCTTGGGATTGCCAGATTCGGCAATTCAAGAATCACGAGAAAGAGTCAAAGCAACGTTGAAGAATGCAGGTTTCGCTTTTCCCATGCGGAAAATCGTGATCAATTTGACTCCGGCAGATTTACGGAAAGAAGGCCCCTGTTTCGATTTGCCTATTAGTGTGGGAATTTTGGCGGCTTCTGAGCAAGTTAGCGCTGATTTATTGGGAGATTATCTATTTTTGGGCGAAGTCTCGCTAGATGGCAGTTTGCGTCCGGTGGCTGGTGTTTTACCGATCGCAGCAGCAGCCCAAAAGATGGGAATTACAGGTTTAGTTATCCCTGCTGATAATGCCCAAGAAGCAGCAGTGGTTCAAGACTTGGCTGTTTACGCTTGCAAACATCTGTCTGATGTGGTGGATTTTTTAAATAATCCGGGGCGTTACAAACCTGTGCAAATTGATCATACAACGGAGATAGCAACAGTATCTTACCCTGGCGCAGATTTGCATGATGTAAAAGGACAAGCTCATGCGCGTCGTGCTTTAGAAATTGCGGCAGCTGGTGGACACAATCTAATTTTTGTTGGGCCGCCTGGTAGTGGAAAAACCATGTTAGCAAGGCGCTTACCAGGTATTTTACCACCCCTAAGTTTTGCCGAATCTTTAGAAGTGACTCGTATCCATTCGGTAGCTGGTTTATTGAAAAATCGCGGTTCGTTGGTACGCGATCGCCCTTTTCGCAGTCCCCATCACTCAGCATCCGGGCCTTCTCTCGTTGGTGGTGGTAGCTTCCCTCGTCCTGGGGAAATCTCATTATCTCACAGGGGCGTGCTGTTCTTGGACGAATTAACTGAGTTTAAACGTGATGTATTAGAATTTCTGCGCCAACCTTTAGAAGATGGCTATGTGACAATTTCCCGCACCAAACTATCAGTAATGTTTCCCGCGCAGTTTACTTTGGTGGCGAGTACCAATCCCTGTCCTTGCGGTTATTATGGCGATACCATCCAACAATGTACTTGTTCTCCCCGTCAACGCGAGCAATATTGGGCAAAGCTTTCTGGGCCGTTAATGGATCGAATTGATTTACAAGTTGCGGTGAATCGCTTGAAACCAGAGGAGATTACCCAACAACCTACCGGAGAAGCATCAACATCAGTACGCGAACGGGTGCAACAAGCAAGCGATCGCGCAATTACCCGCTTCCAAGGAGAAGCAAATCTGCGTTGCAATGCTCACATGCAGAGTCGTCATCTCCAGAAATGGTGCAAGCTAGATGATGCTAGCCGGAATTTATTAGAAGCAGCAATTAGAAAATTAGGTTTATCGGCAAGAGCAAGCGATCGCATTCTCAAAGTAGCACGAACTATTGCAGATTTAGCGGCAGAAGATGAGTTAAAAACCAATCATGTAGCGGAAGCGATTCAGTATCGTACAATCGATAGAATGCAGTAA
- a CDS encoding DUF4126 domain-containing protein — MIEILATLSASAAAGMRIGIPLLIIGLLQGSSLWSQVPILSHISPPILLACLSCWSLVELLASKKLWGQRLLQLVQLFMSPLVGAIMGLAVASATAAPSWLIACIGGLLALVLQLVQVGWFYRLRGLPLWAVFLQDILCIALVLFAFDAPWQGGLIALILLWFAVRSAKQWYDWYHKRA, encoded by the coding sequence ATGATTGAAATCCTAGCCACACTTTCAGCCTCTGCGGCAGCAGGAATGAGAATAGGTATACCTTTGCTAATCATTGGATTGTTGCAGGGTAGTAGCTTGTGGTCACAAGTTCCGATTTTATCTCACATTTCTCCACCAATATTGTTAGCTTGCCTTAGCTGTTGGTCTTTAGTTGAATTACTAGCCTCAAAAAAGCTATGGGGGCAAAGATTGCTACAACTAGTTCAATTATTCATGTCTCCCCTCGTGGGGGCAATTATGGGGTTAGCAGTAGCTAGTGCAACAGCAGCGCCAAGCTGGCTGATTGCCTGTATTGGGGGTTTGTTAGCTTTGGTACTCCAACTAGTTCAAGTTGGTTGGTTCTATCGGTTACGTGGTTTACCCTTGTGGGCAGTCTTTCTTCAAGATATCTTGTGTATTGCTCTAGTACTTTTTGCTTTTGATGCTCCCTGGCAAGGAGGATTAATTGCTTTAATACTGCTCTGGTTTGCAGTTCGTAGCGCGAAGCAGTGGTATGACTGGTATCACAAAAGGGCATAG
- the hemH gene encoding ferrochelatase, giving the protein MGRVGVLLLNLGGPDKLEDVGPFLYNLFSDPEIIRLPFRWLQKPLAWFIASRRTRTSQENYKQIGGGSPLRRITEAQGEALKEQLSHLGQEANIYVGMRYWNPYTEEAIAQITQDNIEHLVILPLYPQFSISTSGSSFRLLEKLWQEDPKLQPIDYTVIPSWYKEPGYLQAMAELIAQELEQFPNPDEVHIFFSAHGVPKSYVEEAGDPYQQEIEECTALIMQTLNRPNVHTLAYQSRVGPVEWLQPYTEDALKELGAKGVKDLVVVPISFVSEHIETLQEIDIEYREVAEEAGIHNFRRVPAPNTHPVFINALADLVINALKNPSFKLSQAAQMKKRVKMYPQERWEWGLTTSAEVWNGRIAMLGFIALIIELITGHGFLHMIGLLQ; this is encoded by the coding sequence ATGGGTCGTGTAGGCGTCTTATTACTCAATCTCGGTGGCCCCGATAAGCTAGAGGATGTCGGGCCGTTTTTGTACAACCTATTTTCCGATCCGGAAATTATTCGCCTACCATTTCGCTGGTTGCAAAAGCCCCTAGCCTGGTTTATTGCCTCGCGGCGAACCAGAACATCTCAAGAAAATTATAAGCAAATTGGTGGTGGTTCTCCACTGCGGCGGATCACAGAAGCGCAAGGCGAAGCTTTAAAAGAACAGTTGAGTCATTTAGGGCAAGAAGCCAATATCTACGTGGGAATGCGTTATTGGAATCCCTATACAGAAGAGGCGATCGCACAGATTACCCAAGATAATATAGAACACCTGGTAATATTACCACTATATCCCCAGTTTTCTATTAGTACGAGTGGTTCTAGCTTCCGGCTTTTAGAAAAACTTTGGCAAGAAGACCCAAAGCTTCAACCCATTGATTACACCGTCATTCCTTCCTGGTACAAAGAACCAGGCTACCTGCAAGCAATGGCGGAACTCATAGCCCAAGAATTAGAACAGTTTCCTAACCCAGATGAGGTTCATATATTCTTCAGCGCTCACGGCGTTCCTAAAAGCTACGTTGAAGAGGCTGGCGACCCTTACCAGCAAGAAATTGAGGAATGTACTGCTTTGATTATGCAGACCCTCAATCGACCCAATGTCCACACCTTAGCTTACCAAAGTCGCGTCGGCCCAGTAGAATGGCTCCAACCTTATACTGAGGATGCCCTCAAAGAATTAGGTGCAAAGGGCGTGAAAGATTTGGTTGTCGTGCCAATCAGTTTTGTCTCAGAGCATATTGAGACACTGCAAGAAATTGATATTGAATATCGGGAAGTAGCAGAAGAAGCAGGAATTCACAATTTCCGTCGTGTTCCTGCTCCCAATACCCATCCAGTATTTATTAATGCACTTGCAGACTTGGTGATTAATGCGCTGAAAAACCCCAGTTTCAAGCTTTCGCAAGCTGCCCAAATGAAAAAAAGGGTGAAAATGTACCCCCAAGAGCGTTGGGAATGGGGTCTGACTACTAGCGCTGAAGTATGGAATGGTCGGATTGCCATGTTGGGCTTTATCGCCTTAATCATCGAATTGATTACCGGTCATGGCTTCTTGCACATGATTGGACTTTTGCAGTAA
- a CDS encoding YihY/virulence factor BrkB family protein, whose amino-acid sequence MNLQAIWKLLQETFKEWSEDKASRLAAALAYYTIFSIAPLLIIVIAIAGAVFGEEAARGQIVGQIQGLVGRDGAAFIQTAIQNANKPQTGAMASIISIGVLLLGATGLFTELQDSLNTIWEVKPKPGRSVTNMIRLRVLSFAMVIGIGFLLLVSLVISTALAALLTYFSNLVPGVDFLWQIINFILSFAITTFLFGLIFKVLPDVEIGWSDVLIGAMLTSFLFSIGRFLLGQYLGNGSFGSAYGAAGSLVVILAWVNYAAQILFFGAEFTQVYARRYGSGITPSKHAIPLSDNREYNGKAPTSQSSTNKKPPSNFINRLFQSFKKPKRLKQRRKNERF is encoded by the coding sequence ATGAATTTGCAGGCGATTTGGAAGTTATTACAAGAGACATTCAAAGAATGGAGTGAGGATAAAGCCTCACGGTTAGCGGCGGCGCTAGCTTATTACACAATTTTTTCTATTGCACCGTTGTTAATTATTGTAATTGCGATCGCAGGGGCAGTATTTGGAGAAGAAGCGGCAAGGGGCCAAATCGTTGGACAAATTCAAGGTTTAGTCGGCCGAGATGGCGCAGCATTTATCCAAACAGCCATTCAGAATGCTAACAAACCACAGACAGGAGCAATGGCTTCTATCATTAGTATTGGAGTTTTGCTCTTAGGTGCTACTGGTTTATTTACCGAGTTGCAAGATTCCCTCAACACAATTTGGGAAGTGAAACCAAAACCCGGACGCAGTGTAACTAACATGATTCGCTTACGCGTTTTATCTTTTGCAATGGTGATCGGTATTGGCTTTTTACTTTTAGTTTCTCTGGTGATTAGTACGGCATTAGCAGCATTATTAACATACTTTAGTAACTTAGTACCAGGTGTAGATTTTCTCTGGCAGATTATCAACTTTATCCTTTCTTTTGCCATCACTACGTTCCTGTTCGGACTCATTTTTAAAGTTCTACCAGATGTCGAAATTGGTTGGAGTGATGTTTTAATTGGAGCTATGCTCACTTCCTTTTTGTTTTCTATTGGTAGATTTTTGTTAGGACAATATTTAGGTAATGGCAGTTTTGGTTCAGCCTATGGTGCAGCTGGTTCACTAGTGGTAATCTTAGCTTGGGTTAACTATGCCGCGCAGATTCTTTTCTTCGGTGCGGAGTTTACCCAAGTTTATGCCAGAAGGTACGGTAGTGGCATAACCCCATCTAAACATGCCATACCTTTATCTGATAACAGGGAATACAATGGTAAGGCTCCAACAAGTCAATCGTCCACTAATAAAAAGCCTCCTTCTAATTTTATTAATCGCTTGTTCCAGTCTTTTAAGAAGCCCAAGCGCTTAAAACAGAGAAGGAAAAATGAGCGATTTTAA
- a CDS encoding RNA-guided endonuclease InsQ/TnpB family protein — protein sequence MYYARQLYFKTGKLIGKYDLEKEYKTNKHYQVLHSQAAQQILRSVAESFKSFKELDKNYSKSELHFRPKLPKYRKGSGYALVTYPKLALKLVGNNIKIPLGNTVKRWFKLDSFLIPMPSNLRFVDIKELRILPRNQCFYAEFVYEQESAQELGLNPEYALAIDPGINNWLSCVSNIETSFIIDGRKVKSLNQWYNKRVSTIKEGKPQGYWDDQLAHITEKRNRQMRDAVNKAAKLVVNHCIEHQIGTVIFGWNQGQRQEARLGKTTQSFVQIPTAKLKERVKQLCEYYNINFVETEESYTSKASFLDSDFLPIFGAKPEGWTPSGRRVKRGMYRTSKGILINADLNGAANIMRKVETQLGLSLVKVCRQVLTLATRFRIWETKTKKRRGTASASLVATV from the coding sequence ATCTATTATGCGCGTCAGTTATATTTCAAAACTGGTAAATTAATCGGTAAGTATGACCTTGAGAAAGAGTACAAAACTAATAAACATTATCAAGTTTTGCATTCGCAAGCAGCACAACAAATACTCAGGTCTGTTGCCGAGTCATTCAAATCTTTTAAGGAACTAGACAAAAACTACAGTAAAAGTGAACTGCACTTCAGACCCAAGTTGCCCAAGTATCGTAAAGGTAGCGGTTATGCACTTGTGACTTATCCAAAGCTTGCGCTGAAGCTTGTTGGTAACAATATAAAGATACCCTTGGGCAATACCGTTAAACGTTGGTTTAAGCTTGATAGTTTCTTGATACCAATGCCTTCTAACCTGAGATTCGTAGATATCAAAGAGCTAAGAATACTACCAAGAAACCAATGCTTTTATGCTGAGTTTGTCTATGAGCAAGAATCCGCACAAGAGCTAGGGCTAAATCCAGAATACGCATTAGCTATCGATCCAGGTATTAATAACTGGTTAAGTTGTGTTTCTAATATTGAAACCAGCTTTATTATTGATGGGCGTAAAGTTAAATCTCTCAATCAGTGGTATAACAAACGTGTCTCCACAATTAAGGAGGGTAAACCGCAAGGATACTGGGATGATCAGTTAGCTCATATCACAGAAAAACGTAATAGACAGATGCGGGATGCTGTGAATAAAGCGGCTAAGTTGGTGGTTAACCATTGTATTGAGCATCAAATTGGTACAGTTATTTTTGGATGGAATCAAGGACAAAGACAAGAGGCTCGATTAGGCAAGACAACGCAATCTTTTGTACAAATACCAACAGCTAAACTAAAAGAACGAGTTAAGCAACTGTGCGAATACTACAACATCAATTTTGTTGAAACAGAAGAATCTTATACCAGTAAGGCTAGTTTTCTAGATAGTGATTTTCTACCTATTTTCGGCGCAAAACCTGAAGGGTGGACACCAAGCGGAAGGCGAGTAAAACGCGGAATGTATCGGACTAGCAAAGGCATTCTAATCAACGCTGATTTGAATGGAGCCGCAAATATAATGCGAAAAGTAGAGACACAATTAGGTTTAAGCCTAGTCAAGGTCTGTAGGCAAGTTTTGACCCTTGCTACCAGATTTCGTATCTGGGAAACCAAAACTAAAAAGCGGAGAGGGACGGCTTCAGCCTCCCTCGTAGCAACAGTTTAG